The genomic window CACTAAATTgttgatttgtttattttccagaataAAGAGGACGACGTTACTGCGACTGCAGCTCTTGGGGGAGCCCGAGTACCGGCTCAGCGACGTGATGAGGGAGTCCCTCCTGCAGGACCCCCTGGCCCCTGTGCTCACTGAGCCCCATCTCCTGGCCCTGGACAGACGGCTACAGCTCATCCTGGAAGCCGTGGGGAAGTGCATCGACACCTTTGGAGAAGCCACGGTGGTGGCCAACGACACCGcacagccccagagccctgcgGCAGACAGAGCGAAGCTGGACACTTAAACAGAGCTCAGAGCCAGGGAAAACCCTGCAAGGCAAGTGGCAGCTTCAGGAACTGGTCATTTCTATCTACAAACACCTGCAGAGACTGAGAGGGGAAACTCCAGAAGATGAAGAATCACTCTGGGCTCCTCTGCTGGTGTTTAACCAGAGCTCCTGTGCTCGGCCAGTGTGCTGGCGTGACTGCAGCAGATCTTTACACCCCAAATACCAGCTCTGGGCTGCAAAAGCTGTGATCTCCAGAGCTGGAGTTGGCCGTGCCCTTGGGAGGGTGGGGGAACACCTGACCTTGGTTTGCTCAACCTCCACGGGGGCTTGGTCTTGCTAGAGAAGGACACGAACTTGACCTGAGGATGAGGGTTGAATAAAGAGATGCtaagagcattttcttcttattaaGTCTTTGTTCTGCAATCAGGAGTGTGTATTTGAGGAaagggcagcccctgccactAAGACAGGATCCAGCTTGGTCAGACCAAAGGGCATCTGCACGTGCTCGCTGTCaggcctgtgctgcagcaatGTCACCCCACATCGACCTGTGCATGTCACACAAAGCCTCACAGGGCAATAAAACCACTTCTCTTACCTGCCTGAAGAGCCAGTGTGGATATAGAGCAGAGGCAGTGTTGCCTTAGaccccaaagaaaaaaacccaacctaaaaaaaaaccaaaatcaaaccaCTCTGAGACACACAAGTGTATTTACAACTCAAGAACCCACCCATTTCTGGGGAAAACATTTTGCCAGAGCAGGGGGAATCTCTCTCAGGTCATCTCCtcatatcttttaaaataatttaggttgTCATAATTAGCTGGAAAATAGAAATGGTATCCCagtctctcccccctctccaggtCTGCATTTTGAGGAGATGCAACAGAAACTGGGGACCAAAAAAGGGAGGGAGTTATTGTGGGTATTTCAGTTCCCAGTTCAGCCTTCACCTCCCAACAAGGTTCAAGAATAACTGGATTAGTGAAGCTCTCTTTAATGGCTTTTTCCTTCAACTGTTAGGAATTATTACACTGAGCCTTTTGGCAGCCTGGGGAAAGCAGCTGAGAACTCTGTTGATAATTTATCATccttaagggggaaaaaagccaacaaaaaaccccacaccataACCAATCTACCAGAAACTCATTCTAAACTAACCTTTAAGTTTAAACAAAACCcacccacagcactgcagaCCTTCCAgaggatcccaaaatccctgcacaAAAGCTGTCAGGCAGCATTTCAACAGGATCCCAGCAGGCTGCTGCACCACCACTGGCTCCTTTTCCCATGGACTGGAATTTTGCCCGGCCTAAAGGGAACTCAGTGACACCAACAAGTGCCTGGATGATGCAAGGAAGGAACAAAGCTCATTTGACCACAGCTGTTTTCCACAGGGAATTGTGCTGGTGCTTCATTTAACTCCACAATAATCTGGCAATGCACCTGTTCCCAAACTGCAAACCACAGGAGAGGCTGCAGTTCTAATTTTGGTGCGGCCCTACAGGTGCCCAGTTGTAGGTTTGAGGAAGTTTGGAGTGTTTCTTAGTGAAGAAACTCCCCCAGTGTTCCGAGGCCACAAAGGTTAGCAAAACCCCCAcacaaaccccaccaaaaacccCACTCCAGGCTCCTTTAGTCTCCCAAATTGTGGTTCAGACAAGTCCTTGCATTTCCAACAGTCTCTAACAGAATCCTTGACTTTTTCACTCTTGGGGACAGAGAACAGATGAAAATAGGAGGATTTCACTCCTTCTCAGCATGTTTGCTGTGTTGGTTATTTCTGTCCAGGACAATGAACTCCCAAAGTTTTATCTCCCTCTACCGGTGACTTTTTGTGCTCTCACCACACAGAACAAACCCAGAATTAATTCCATCGTTTGTCATGGAATGGTGACCGTTTGCTGCTTCACCAGGAAGCACATGGCAACAGAAGATAAGCTTAAATTGAAGTTGTAGTTATAGAGTATATACTTCCAGTTATGAGGCTGGAAGTGGAGGGTTTAAAGTTTCACTTTAGGTAATAAAATTCTGGTTTCAGCCTGGTTTTTTCAGTGGGGGAGGATTGGGAAAGGGAGGGCAGGGTGAAGGAAACAAACCCATAGATATTTAAATGGCTGGTCCAGTAACAAAGTTCTTATTTTTGTTCTCCTTTACATGATAGATCCATTTTTATTGTACCTTCAAAGCTGGGTGATACAGCTTTCTTGGAGCTGGATGTAAAACACATCCAAGTCTGAGCTGTTTCAGGTCactcttcaaatttttttcctacttcatCACAGTTGAAAACCCCCCTTTTCCATTTCCCACAACAACTTATTCATGATTATCCATCACATGTTCAAAACCTTCTTTAAACGGGTTGCAGAGATGGGAGCAGCCGACTTGGAAAGGCTCCTGAGCTCCAAGAATCATGGCTGAGCTGGGAATTACCAACTTGGAGAGATCAAAGCAGCAAAAGTTGCCAGGAGCCAAAGAGGACACAGGCACCTTcttgctgccagagctccagaggAATTCCCAGGCTGGCACGTGGAGACCAAGCTCTCCCCAGGCTCCAGGGGGAAGCCAGGACCTGAACTCACCCCTCTGGAGTTTACACCAGGATAATCCATTAAGCTGCTTATTTTCTGCTGCCTCATTCATAACAAACCCTCTaaagccaaaggaaaacacaaggCAGGGGTggggaataaaataaaagaggcTGATTGCATTTAAGAATTTAAATCATTTTATTGCTTTACCTGCCATTAGGACAATCTATAACAAAAggaatataatataatatattagCACATACAGTAAATCAGATTTATAGAGTCAGGTAACAATACAAAAATGGTCCTCTGGTTGACTATAGCTTCCTAGGGCAATAGACTTCATCAATTTGCTGAAGATAGACTAGcaaaaaattacttctaaagCCCTGAATGTTAGCTAAGGCAAAACTATGCCAATTGTGGTTTCAAACATATTGAAATTGCACACAAAGGTAAAGCTATAACTGTGTTTAATATTTAACTCAGACTTAGCTGATTTATCTTAAAATCTTGTAGGTAAAACTACAAAAGGGAGTAAACAGCAAGCTAAAAAGATGCAGTAGTGAAACTTGATTAGAAAGccttatataaaaaaaatgtgcattttttttttgtggagctCTAACTGGTTTACACAGTTTTTGGTGCTTTAATGTAACACAAAGAAcacatatgaagaaaaaaaacctgcagagttaaaacttaagaaaaaagttttaccaaaaaaaggaagaaaggaaaaaaaaaaagaaaccaaaaaaaggtagcatttgcttattccttAAGGACTCTGGCAGAAATCCTCTATTCAACATCTCCTCAATAGAGAACTCAAACCACAAGCATTTCAATCCCCTTCTTGGGATTTCAGTTTCAGAAATACCCTGAAACCTTTTGTAAGGGCTGGATACCTTCAGTATTATTCTGCATCAATTAGCAGACTCTTCCTGATTCTCTCCATGCCTGGGAAAACGTTGGATTTGAATCCACACCACctcagaaaggaaataaaacaagggCTCCATCATTAAAGTAGTTGCATAACAAATGCCAAACTGCTTGCTGTCACTCCCAAATACAAACCTATGCTACTTGATATAAATTACAGTTTAAAGGAAACCTTAAAAATTGCCTACAATTATTGAACCGTGGAATTCAGTAAAAACTTTTGGGAAGTCTTGGTGAGCACAGAGTAATGGAACACAAAGCtgggaaatactgaaatacattTAAGACTCCGCAACAGATtggacttggaaaaaaaagagcgaGGATGAAATGAGTGTGGTGGAAATTCCATAAGCAAGAAAAGAGAATGCACCTTTTGGCTTTGAACTAGATTTATAGTgaaccattttttaaatgatgaaCTGACAGCTCTAAAACCTTAAAAGCAACTGAGTGTTGCAGGAAAGTTCAAACAAACATTCAGTTTTTCTGCCTCACATTCTCTACCAAGAATAATGGAGCTCTACAGACCAGCAATCTTGTCACCTGCAACTGATGCTGGCCAAAACACTCAGCATTTATTTTCCCTGGTAACAAAGGGTCATTTGAACTGAtggtgattttttaaaagtcatctgAGGATTAACAAAACAATTCACAGGGAAAATCAAATGTTTGCTTTCGGCTTCTACACCAATCTAAGCACTCGAACAGTACTAACAGCTGGACAGCTGCACCGTTCTTACACCAATCTAGTACACAGAGACCAAAGTCAGGCATTTAATGTAGCATTTGGTTCTTGCCACCTGGAACAGGAAGAGTTTTAAATGGCAAACCTATGGCTGGAGAAAGAACGAGTGAAAAAGATCAGTTGCGGCAAGTCAGCAAATGGATCAACAACTGCAGTAGTTCACCAGAACTATTAACCTGGAAAGCTTTTGATTTACACTTGACAAGAACAGAACTAAGCAATCTTAAACCAGCAGACACAGGAACAATTATACTGGTAAATTCCAACTGTGGCTTTCTTAGCAGCTGATGCCTCACGATTGAACCCAGGATTACAGTacccagaaaatgaaaaagaaacccagAAAACCCCAAGCCCCAAGAAGCTCAATTACAAGGGTAGCTCTCatgtgaaaagaaatacagcaggTGATGACCACAGCCTTAAAATCTGCCCAACAATTTGAGAAACACctttaaaagaacttttttccccctctttacTGTCACCTCCTTACTCTATGGCAATGGTGTGGTGCCAGGAGGTCTCTCCCTCGCTGAAGCAAGGCTGCACTGGCCTGAGTTGGACACTGGTGCACAGAGAGAAGCAAACGTCTCCATTGAactttttctattaatttaatGGGACAGAGAGCACAGAAATAATATGTTCTAAATTAATGACAGTGCCATGAtaagcagtttattttttttttccttttttttttcttttttttttttttgtttttaaccagACAGGAAGCTGCAAATGCCAGTGGTGATGTGGCTCTGCacgagggaaaaaaagcagtctGCATTCGTGAAGCATAGCTTGGACAGGGAGGAAGGTTTCAGACAGACAGCGATACAAAACTGTTGTACTGCTGGATGTTCCTCTTGAGGATATCCGAGCAGGGACCCAGCACACGCTCGAACCGGGGCCGGTCCAGCTTCACACATTTCAAGGGGCCACGAGCCACGACGGTGGCAGCACGAGGACGGTTCATCAGCAGAGCAATCTCACCTGGGACAGCACAAAGAGGGAACAGAGTTACCAATCAGCAGGCAAAGAGGCAAAGAAGTGACCCTACTCCATTTCAAATCACAGAGAAGGTAATTCAGCCTTTAGCACTGCTCAGGACAAGTACCTGGTAGTTATGTTAGAAGCACCTGTGAAGGCAGTTTAAAACCAACAACCTACTTGATGATTGTGCTATTAAAAAGCCCGTCCACATTCAAGtccctctgaaaaaaaaagcctaaaagaTTTTCAGTACTGTGTCTGTTTGAGAAAAGGTCATGTTTCAATTTTCCATGTAATTTTCCTAGCCAACAAGTAGTTATTTTTCTAATAGTACTGCTCAATTCTGGTATTTCTAGGAAACTCAGGACAACAAGAGCATGGTTCTGAAGtacacaaacaaataaaacattcatGCACCAGAGAGAAGCCTTTGACCCACTGCTGGCCAGAACAGAGACTCTGTCACGAGGCTGTGGAAAATGAGCATTTTGAAGTCCCACTGGATCCCCATTTCTTAAGTTATGCACAAACATGCCAAAAGCTTTGTTTCAACTGCTGAGCAACatatttggaaatgaagtttTCAACAAGCCCCTTTTATCAGGAACAGAAACAACCCCTAACATTCCTGCAACAAGCatggaagaaaacacagcagcaacttttgggttttgtttgcttggttttggaCTTGAGCTCTCTCCATGTTCAGGACTGAGGAAAGAACTCACTGATCCTTGGAGAACACTTTTGCCTGCATTATCAGAAGGGATGTTCAAAAGAAATGATAAAAGCTTCTCCTCTGTGCCCAATTAAAACTCCCAAACTCAGTCACCTCCAAAAGAGAAGCTTGCAAAAGAATAAGGAGCTTGTAAGGGAGAGCTAAACCCCTGAAGGAAAGGTCTGCAGTACCTGAACACAGTGACTGTGATAATATTTCCTTTTAGAGTGGGAAACTCAAGAGAACACAGAGGGAAATATTAGAAAGTATGAAATGACACAGATAGAATGAAGTCTAATCCTAGATCCTGAGCTAAGCAGACCTTTGGGTAGAGCCCATGCACTCGAGTCCATCACAGGCCAGGCCTTGCAACAGAGCATCTGCTGCTTACATCATCtacagagctgaaaacctggACAACCAAAAGGTTTTAgcaagaggaaagagaggaacTACCTAAAACATGAGGAAAACATTCGGGGTTTTGAGAGGGAGAGGGCTGTATTAACCATTAAACAGCAGGTTCTGACCAGGTTCCTTTCTGACCTAGAGAACAGAAGGCCAAGGAAGGAATTTTCTTATCTGACTGCTGTCTTCAGCTGTGTAATGAGTGACTACAAAGACAAACCCAGGCTGCACAgtgaaagacagagagaaagcaACAGGCTGCAGAACAGGAAATTCTTGTCAGGCATGAAGTAAAAAACCACTCCAACAAGGCTGGttagaaagagaaagaacctgcccagagaggctgtcggatctccatccctggagacaCAAGAAACTcaactggacacagccctgaggAATATGATGTCATTTCAAATTTagctctgctcagggcaggaAGGTCAGGCCAAATCATCACCAGGCCTCTTCTACATTAAAGCAGTGTGGAACAATCATATTTCTGTGTGCACACCTAAGTGCCAAGTGACTCTGATACTCACCCAACACTGAGAGCAACCACATGAGCCCAAAACAGTAATTAAGCAAATCCATCTCATCTCTACCATTGACACAGCACAGACAAAATGGTGACAGTGGTGTCTGTAGCCACAGCTGTCACAATATAACTCACCAAAGTAATCAGAAGGTCCCAGTCTGCCCACTTCAAcaaattcctcattttctgACCGACGCTGTaacactgcagctgtgccctTCAATAAATCACAGCAGTCAAACAACTGGAATTGCCACATCACTCCAAACACTGAATTTCACACAGAATCAGCTGCTTTGCAGAAATAACTGTTCTGAGGCCTCAGTTAAAAAACCATCACAGTCCTTGCACAGTTCACCTAACTACTGTAGGTGaactgctcctctcctctctaAGCATAAAACATCTTGAACATTTACATATCCATAGTGTCTTCTTCCTGGTTTTCCTCATAACGGCAGGAATATTATGTTATGACTAgcaaaaaatccacaaaaaacacaaaccaccaGACAGAAGACAATGACACCACTAGTAAGGCATTACCAGCTATCTAGAACAGGTCCTCTGAAAAAGATAAACTGCTTTCAGTCAGAAACTTGTCAGTTTTTTCCTGAAGTACCGTTTGTGAAAACAGCAAAACTAAATCCAAGCTACTGCATGCCCAGCAAGATGATATTTCTTTAGGGATTCTCTGGAAGTACATTCCTATGTTTTGTTCTTCTCCAAGTGCCTGCTTAGggacacaataaaaaaaaaaagacaagttctgagcttttaattttttaattacttacCTCTAAGATAATGAAGAACTCATCTCCAGGCTCTCCCTGGACCACAATCTTCTGCCCATCCTCAAACTGTACCGGTTCCAAGGCATCAGCCACAGTGAGACGCTCCCACTTGTCCAGAGATTCTACAGAGTTAAGAGTTCATTACTGGAGTGTCTTCTCAAGGCACAAATTGCACCTTTTGCTCTGTATTTATACAGAGGTCAGTGTATTTCTGGCTGCATTTATGCATCAGTGATCAAGACCTGAATTAGAGTTATTCTGGATTGATGCAGAGAAGCAGTTGTGATGAATTATCACAACAGCCTGTAATCATAATGCTGGGCAACAGCTTCATTACAATGTGGCAATTGATTCCACTCCAGAACAAAACTCTTCTCACTTACCCAATATAGATACTTTACTAAGGAATTTCTCATacatatttctctttctcaaaGTATTtccctacaaaaaaaaaaaaagaaaaaaaaaaagcacacaaagtAAGTTTTCTTTCTACTCCAAATAAAACTCAAGACACAAACAAATTTAACCAGACACACTGTGTTCTGTCTCAcagaccccaaacccacaagatgaaatgttttgaaattgaGTTCTCTCAGTAATATTCCAGTTGAGCAACATTCCTAAAGTACTCAGCATTTACTGCAGCCTTGTTACACTCTCAGTTCAGTTTAATACTGGTATTGTTTTGCTCACTAATGCAAgattcccccttgccctgtgCCTGAGAGATGCACGTTGAGTAATCAGCTTTCTGATTACAGAAGAGACAGCAGGATTTGGAATAAATAACTCCAGCAAAGGacaggcacaggcagaaggTCAGATACACAGGACACATAAACCCCAAAGCACAATTCCAGGTTATGAGGGATACTTGCCATCAGGATCCTTCTGTAGCTGTCCCTGTCAATGCCCCACAACTTGACGTTCGTCTTGGCTTTGACGGTGGCAGCTCGGGGGGTGCCGTAGATGAGGGCGAGCTCTCCAAAGCTCCCCCCCTCACCCACACTGGTTGCCCACTCACTGTTCACGTAAACCTGCAAGGCAGAGCGTGGTCAGACACAGCTCAGCTTCCTGCtgttctccattcctttgggaGTAAAAGGAAATTCTCACATCTGTACAGAGTTGATCACTTCAGGGTTTTATCAACGCTTCAACCCCAGCACAATTTGTGCTTTAATTGACAAAGGGATTCTCCTCTACACCACAGGCACACACTCTGCACCCACAGACTCCTGAGAAATAACATCTCAGCAAGGTCCGTGTCATAAAGAGCTATGAATTAGCTGGGCTGGAAAATAAAGTCTGGTTGCTCCTAAAGCCTGTCCCACACCTCAACTCCACCCAGCGCTCATAAAACATCTGTATTGTGTCCAAATAATTCGTTTTGAAACTCACTCTGTGCAGCCAGACTGAGGCATTAAGGAGCCAAACAAAATTCTATAAGTAAGAacttaaaatgagaaaagcaaCTAAAGGCAAGGTCCGTAGAAGAGGCCTACAAATATCAGAGTATTCTTCTGCTAGGAATGAATGTATCATCAATAAACTACCAGGAATGCTTACATCCATTTCTCCTTGATCAACAACATAGAAGTTATCACCTTCATCACctaaagaagagaagaaaaaaattattatacaAAAACT from Corvus hawaiiensis isolate bCorHaw1 chromosome 19, bCorHaw1.pri.cur, whole genome shotgun sequence includes these protein-coding regions:
- the PRKAR1A gene encoding cAMP-dependent protein kinase type I-alpha regulatory subunit, translated to MAASSSSSSEEERSLRECELYIQKHNIQQLLKDCIVQLCTVRPERPMGFIREYFERLEKEETKQLLNQLKSGSRSDSREDEISPPPPLNPVVKYRSRRGAISAEVYTEEDAASYVRKVIPKDYKTMAALAKAIEKNVLFTHLDDNERSDIFDAMFPVTYIAGETVIQQGDEGDNFYVVDQGEMDVYVNSEWATSVGEGGSFGELALIYGTPRAATVKAKTNVKLWGIDRDSYRRILMGNTLRKRNMYEKFLSKVSILESLDKWERLTVADALEPVQFEDGQKIVVQGEPGDEFFIILEGTAAVLQRRSENEEFVEVGRLGPSDYFGEIALLMNRPRAATVVARGPLKCVKLDRPRFERVLGPCSDILKRNIQQYNSFVSLSV